The following are encoded together in the Variovorax sp. PBS-H4 genome:
- a CDS encoding tripartite tricarboxylate transporter substrate-binding protein: MFFDLARRAFALGLAAAIVHVNAGATDRSQPIRLIVPTPPGSAADAMARALSAPWGKSSGRPIVVENIVGAGTTIGTTRLVRAAKDGLTLGIVSSNHTINPWLYKALPYDAIADITPIAMIGSLPAMLVANNNLAASTPAELARLSKASKTPLAEGVVSGTAYHLVSEIFKEQAGFTTTPVPYKGSAQVITDVMGGTLDVGIVPAQAAAPLVAAGRLKGLAVTTAARTSVAPQIPTLAESGFPKFKAEIWLAVAGPAGLGAADIAMRRKEIESALAAPEAQQALQHQGIQAIPMRQPEMLPFLKSDLERNRLVVQRVGITLN; encoded by the coding sequence ATGTTTTTCGATCTTGCAAGGCGAGCTTTCGCCCTCGGCCTGGCTGCGGCCATCGTCCACGTGAACGCCGGGGCGACGGATCGCTCGCAACCGATCCGTCTCATCGTCCCCACGCCTCCGGGCTCAGCAGCCGACGCGATGGCGCGGGCTTTGTCCGCGCCATGGGGCAAGAGCAGTGGCCGCCCCATCGTCGTCGAGAACATCGTCGGCGCCGGCACGACCATCGGCACGACGCGGCTCGTGCGGGCTGCCAAGGACGGCCTGACACTGGGCATCGTCAGTTCCAACCACACGATCAATCCGTGGCTGTACAAGGCGCTTCCGTATGACGCGATCGCGGATATCACGCCGATCGCGATGATCGGCAGCCTGCCGGCGATGCTGGTGGCCAACAACAACTTGGCCGCGAGCACGCCGGCCGAACTGGCGAGGCTGTCGAAAGCCTCGAAGACGCCGTTGGCGGAAGGGGTGGTCAGCGGGACCGCCTACCACCTGGTGAGCGAGATCTTCAAGGAACAGGCCGGCTTCACGACCACGCCGGTCCCCTACAAGGGCTCTGCGCAGGTGATCACCGACGTGATGGGAGGCACTCTGGACGTGGGCATCGTCCCGGCGCAGGCGGCGGCGCCGCTCGTCGCGGCGGGAAGGCTCAAGGGCCTGGCCGTGACCACCGCGGCGCGCACGTCGGTCGCGCCGCAGATTCCGACGCTGGCGGAAAGCGGCTTCCCGAAGTTCAAGGCGGAGATATGGCTCGCCGTCGCCGGGCCCGCCGGGCTCGGTGCGGCGGACATCGCCATGCGCCGCAAGGAGATCGAATCCGCCCTCGCGGCGCCGGAAGCGCAGCAGGCGCTCCAGCACCAGGGCATTCAAGCCATCCCGATGCGCCAGCCCGAGATGCTCCCCTTCCTCAAGAGCGACCTGGAGCGGAATCGCCTGGTGGTGCAACGGGTCGGCATCACGCTCAATTGA
- a CDS encoding LysR family transcriptional regulator: MKTSAAPFLSPSVLAWLRCFDAAARCGSFTKAAQVLHVSQGAVSQQVKKLEDRVGHALLSRTQEGLKLTHSGEQLFTATRDSFRGLENALHRLDLTRIQEPLNVSCSPSFAMFWLTLRLGSFYRAYPHLALRIVGESDRIDAARMARENIAAAVQFGTVEIKDATDVALFDEWLVPVATPAFLQAHPALRKASDLKGVHMVHAADPWEGTEPTEEWATWLAAASVDLPASALRQGTQFTHAFLAIQAALGGQGIAMGRAGLVLGYLLQGRLVVPFPQRVKLQASYRFIGNPSCPEMATLLGWFQDEASRYTQQRDALFDSAHIAEH, translated from the coding sequence ATGAAAACGAGTGCCGCACCCTTTCTGTCGCCGTCGGTGCTCGCGTGGTTGCGCTGCTTCGACGCTGCGGCGCGCTGTGGCAGTTTCACGAAGGCCGCGCAGGTGCTCCATGTGTCGCAAGGGGCGGTGAGCCAGCAGGTCAAGAAGCTCGAGGACCGCGTGGGGCATGCATTGCTGTCGCGGACACAGGAGGGTTTGAAGCTGACACATTCGGGAGAGCAGCTTTTCACGGCCACCCGCGATTCCTTCAGGGGCCTGGAAAACGCTCTGCACCGCCTGGACCTCACCCGCATCCAGGAGCCCTTGAATGTGAGTTGCTCTCCCTCTTTCGCGATGTTCTGGCTCACGCTGCGGCTCGGGAGTTTCTACCGCGCCTATCCGCACCTGGCGCTGCGCATCGTGGGCGAATCCGACCGGATCGACGCGGCACGCATGGCACGCGAGAACATTGCAGCGGCCGTCCAGTTCGGCACGGTCGAAATCAAGGATGCGACCGACGTGGCGCTGTTCGACGAATGGCTGGTACCGGTCGCGACACCGGCATTCCTCCAGGCGCATCCGGCGCTGCGCAAGGCCTCCGACCTGAAGGGCGTCCACATGGTGCACGCCGCCGATCCCTGGGAAGGGACCGAGCCGACCGAGGAGTGGGCGACGTGGCTGGCCGCGGCGAGCGTCGATCTCCCGGCGTCGGCACTTCGCCAGGGGACCCAGTTCACCCATGCCTTCCTCGCCATACAGGCCGCCCTTGGCGGGCAGGGCATTGCCATGGGAAGGGCCGGACTGGTGCTGGGCTACCTGCTGCAGGGACGCCTGGTGGTCCCATTTCCGCAGCGCGTGAAGCTGCAGGCGTCCTATCGCTTCATCGGCAATCCTTCCTGCCCTGAAATGGCGACGCTGCTCGGCTGGTTCCAGGACGAGGCCAGCCGGTACACCCAGCAGCGCGATGCGCTGTTCGACAGCGCGCACATCGCAGAACACTGA
- a CDS encoding M81 family metallopeptidase: MQVLVAGFKHETNTFASNRADWAAFERGETFPKPVQGPAMLEMLSKVDVSATGFVRQALRRGWTIAPSLWCGAVPSSYVTDDAFERVCETILGDVRSLDFDAVYLDLHGAAMAESFDDAEGELLTRVRRIVGPSVPIVASLDLHANVTRAMLEQADALVAFRTYPHIDYVKTGERAAELLERLLRHGRREALHSERLPFLISINVQGTSTEPAKGCYELLEQVDERFGTVSSFCMAFPASDFEECGPVLWSHGERAAEAIAMLHAHVAEPTQWRLDAPDAREAVEAAIQRAHGSSAAVVIADTQDNPGIGGTSSTTGMLHALLDARAGHAFPGRVALGVLYDPAAAALAHRAGAGQTLQCSIGESVETPTGASEPPVQGTFRVAALSDGVTVFKGPKMTGFQTQLGPSACLEIEGVLVVVSSGRIGAQDRELFRMVGVHPEAMKIIVVKSSHHFRADFESLVEVPDSDILFALAPGMLPVDPADLPWRKISPATRLRP; encoded by the coding sequence ATGCAGGTACTGGTCGCAGGTTTCAAGCACGAGACCAACACGTTCGCCTCCAACCGGGCGGATTGGGCAGCCTTCGAACGTGGCGAGACCTTTCCCAAGCCTGTCCAGGGGCCCGCCATGCTGGAGATGCTGTCGAAGGTGGATGTCTCGGCCACCGGCTTCGTTCGCCAGGCGCTGCGGCGGGGGTGGACCATCGCCCCGAGTCTCTGGTGCGGCGCCGTGCCTTCGTCGTACGTCACCGACGACGCGTTTGAGAGGGTCTGCGAGACCATCCTCGGCGACGTGCGGAGCCTGGACTTCGATGCCGTCTATCTCGACCTGCACGGCGCTGCCATGGCAGAGTCCTTCGACGATGCCGAGGGCGAACTGCTGACGCGGGTCCGACGCATCGTCGGGCCTTCGGTTCCGATCGTGGCCAGCCTGGACCTGCACGCGAACGTGACGCGCGCGATGCTGGAGCAGGCCGATGCGCTGGTCGCGTTCCGCACCTACCCCCATATCGACTACGTCAAGACAGGCGAACGGGCAGCCGAGTTGCTGGAGCGCCTGCTGCGACATGGCAGGCGCGAGGCGTTGCATTCCGAACGTCTTCCTTTTCTCATCTCGATCAACGTCCAGGGCACTTCCACCGAACCCGCCAAGGGCTGCTACGAGCTGCTCGAGCAAGTCGACGAGCGCTTCGGTACGGTCTCCAGCTTTTGCATGGCCTTTCCGGCCTCGGATTTCGAGGAATGCGGACCGGTGCTCTGGTCCCACGGCGAAAGGGCCGCCGAGGCGATCGCCATGCTGCACGCGCACGTGGCAGAACCGACGCAGTGGCGCCTCGACGCGCCGGACGCCCGCGAGGCCGTGGAGGCGGCGATTCAGCGCGCGCACGGAAGCAGCGCTGCGGTCGTGATCGCCGATACCCAGGACAACCCGGGCATCGGCGGCACCAGCTCCACCACGGGCATGCTGCACGCACTGCTGGACGCAAGAGCCGGCCACGCGTTCCCTGGCCGCGTCGCCCTGGGGGTACTCTACGACCCGGCGGCCGCGGCACTCGCCCACCGCGCTGGCGCGGGCCAGACCCTGCAATGTTCGATCGGGGAATCCGTCGAGACGCCCACGGGCGCAAGCGAACCCCCGGTCCAAGGCACGTTCCGCGTGGCCGCTCTCTCGGATGGCGTGACCGTCTTCAAGGGCCCGAAGATGACAGGCTTCCAGACCCAGCTCGGCCCGAGCGCCTGCCTGGAGATCGAAGGTGTTCTCGTCGTCGTGTCCAGCGGCAGGATCGGCGCCCAGGACCGGGAGCTGTTCCGAATGGTGGGCGTCCACCCAGAGGCGATGAAGATCATCGTCGTCAAGAGTTCTCACCACTTCCGGGCCGACTTCGAGTCCTTGGTCGAGGTGCCGGATTCCGACATCCTGTTCGCGCTGGCGCCAGGCATGCTGCCGGTTGACCCCGCAGATCTCCCGTGGAGAAAGATCTCGCCGGCCACGCGGCTTCGTCCTTGA
- a CDS encoding alpha/beta fold hydrolase, with protein sequence MRTNRTDLSRRGLLALAGATAAAAAAGCGGAGAEPIPASASGGLPAAAKPTATLFHTESGAGTNVMLLHGWTCDSHDWSWQLPVLEARYRVVAVDLRGHGRSQVMPPGAYEPADYVADIESLLTTKYVGQRFILVGHSMGAQVAARLAARRPDLVSAVVSVDGSLGFSADLVPLFQKTTDDLASQDPGVVGPALFELFYDAATDPAYKRWHARRLQGMPMHVVRESFGPLFLGADQVGVGEESGRFCRSLPVPVYHLCRDPAQAERMRPWFSHPRSKVDVWTDAGHWIMLDRKADVNTAITAWMDAL encoded by the coding sequence TTGAGGACGAACCGGACTGATCTGTCCCGACGCGGGCTGCTGGCGCTCGCGGGGGCGACCGCGGCCGCCGCTGCGGCAGGTTGCGGCGGCGCAGGCGCGGAGCCGATCCCGGCGAGCGCAAGCGGCGGCTTGCCCGCTGCCGCGAAGCCGACGGCAACGCTGTTCCATACAGAATCCGGTGCCGGCACGAACGTGATGCTTCTGCACGGCTGGACCTGCGATTCCCACGACTGGAGCTGGCAGTTGCCGGTGCTCGAAGCCAGGTACCGCGTCGTTGCCGTCGATCTGCGGGGCCATGGCCGCTCGCAGGTCATGCCGCCGGGGGCATACGAGCCTGCCGATTACGTGGCGGACATCGAGTCGCTTCTCACCACGAAGTACGTCGGCCAAAGATTCATCCTCGTGGGACATTCGATGGGTGCGCAGGTCGCCGCGCGCCTCGCTGCCCGGCGGCCCGACTTAGTCAGTGCGGTGGTCTCCGTCGATGGGTCCCTGGGATTCTCGGCCGACCTTGTTCCGCTCTTTCAGAAGACCACCGACGACCTGGCCTCGCAGGATCCCGGCGTCGTCGGGCCGGCCTTGTTCGAGCTGTTCTACGACGCCGCCACCGACCCGGCGTACAAGCGGTGGCACGCCAGGCGCCTGCAGGGCATGCCGATGCATGTCGTGCGCGAGTCCTTCGGACCGCTGTTCCTGGGCGCCGATCAGGTGGGTGTAGGCGAGGAGAGCGGGCGCTTCTGCAGAAGCCTGCCGGTCCCCGTCTACCACCTGTGCCGCGACCCGGCGCAGGCCGAGCGCATGCGTCCTTGGTTCTCCCACCCCCGATCGAAGGTCGATGTTTGGACCGACGCCGGCCACTGGATCATGCTGGACCGCAAGGCCGATGTGAACACAGCCATCACGGCCTGGATGGATGCGCTCTAG
- a CDS encoding Bug family tripartite tricarboxylate transporter substrate binding protein — MFSKRFSLAVAGLMLCLLPALTFGGPAQDYPVKPVRVIVAYNAGGPMDVGARALAAGLSKALGQPFVVENKPGASGRIGTEAVVRAEPDGYTLMYAIADQLAINPHIYPNTGYDMLTAVEPVAPLGRLPMVLALRPTFSEGTGQGLIKLAKASPGRLTYASWGMGSLGHLAGAMMEQIGGIEMLHVPYLGGAPAQAALLAGQVDMLLVQVPYAEQQAKAGRMKILGLTSAQRNPGYPAIPTVAEQGFPGYVAETWSGLLVPKGTPASVKAKLARAVNEFVTSPAGQAQLKEIGFEVMTGGPSDFAAFIRTEYDRWGSLIRTRRIVVQ, encoded by the coding sequence ATGTTCTCGAAGCGCTTCTCACTGGCCGTTGCAGGCCTCATGCTGTGCCTTCTACCCGCGCTGACGTTCGGCGGGCCGGCGCAGGACTATCCCGTCAAGCCGGTCAGGGTCATCGTGGCGTACAACGCCGGCGGGCCCATGGACGTCGGTGCACGCGCGCTCGCTGCCGGACTGAGCAAGGCCCTGGGCCAGCCCTTCGTGGTGGAAAACAAGCCGGGTGCCAGCGGCCGCATCGGAACCGAGGCGGTCGTGCGTGCCGAGCCGGACGGCTACACGCTCATGTACGCCATTGCCGACCAGCTTGCGATCAATCCGCACATCTATCCCAACACGGGCTACGACATGCTGACGGCCGTGGAGCCGGTGGCGCCGCTCGGTCGGCTGCCGATGGTGCTGGCGCTGCGCCCCACCTTCAGCGAAGGCACAGGGCAGGGCCTGATCAAACTGGCCAAGGCATCGCCTGGAAGGCTCACTTACGCGTCGTGGGGCATGGGCAGCCTCGGCCATTTGGCGGGGGCCATGATGGAGCAGATCGGCGGCATCGAGATGCTGCATGTCCCCTACCTCGGGGGCGCGCCGGCACAGGCAGCGCTTCTGGCGGGCCAGGTCGACATGCTGCTGGTACAGGTGCCCTATGCCGAGCAGCAAGCCAAGGCCGGCCGCATGAAGATCCTGGGCCTGACGTCGGCCCAGCGCAATCCAGGCTACCCGGCCATCCCCACGGTGGCTGAACAGGGCTTTCCGGGGTACGTTGCCGAGACCTGGAGCGGCTTGCTGGTGCCCAAGGGCACCCCGGCGTCCGTGAAGGCCAAGCTGGCGCGTGCCGTGAACGAATTCGTCACCAGTCCGGCCGGCCAGGCGCAGCTCAAGGAGATCGGCTTCGAAGTGATGACCGGCGGCCCCTCCGACTTCGCCGCCTTCATCCGTACCGAATACGATCGCTGGGGCTCGCTGATTCGCACGCGCCGCATCGTCGTGCAGTGA
- a CDS encoding AraC family transcriptional regulator, which translates to MDMRTARAIRSATLLGYPQAARAVGLDPARMFERVGLDLRCMEDHETQISFDAFLQLLAESARQADCPDFASRAAIARGTPNYGTVSLLMREAETLEEALNFYTSHLTLHADGTFIELDKRFQNPLVFVEISARTQEESFQCTQYALVGITMQIRWLIGDNFQPDLVSFGFPRPARADAIQRFFKCPVLYKQVVSGLVLDRRDLERQLVTSPPFLRKLARDQLASSLPRSPGSFSMKVGRVIQRMIGEGTCEASAVAEHFRVDRRTLNRRLEHEGETYSSVLQRVRVDIACRALHGSDCSMTQVADAAGFKNLSSFSRWFQKSFECTASDWRSQAARGGNGASPPV; encoded by the coding sequence ATGGATATGCGAACCGCCAGAGCCATCCGGAGTGCAACGCTTCTGGGCTACCCGCAGGCCGCACGCGCCGTGGGCCTGGATCCGGCAAGAATGTTCGAGCGCGTCGGCCTGGACCTGCGATGCATGGAGGATCATGAGACCCAGATTTCCTTCGACGCATTTCTGCAGCTGCTTGCAGAGTCCGCCAGGCAGGCCGACTGCCCGGACTTTGCATCCCGTGCGGCCATCGCTCGGGGGACGCCCAACTATGGCACCGTCAGCCTTCTCATGCGGGAGGCCGAGACGCTCGAGGAAGCGCTCAACTTCTACACCTCGCACCTGACGCTGCATGCGGACGGCACGTTCATCGAGTTGGACAAGCGCTTCCAGAATCCCCTCGTCTTCGTCGAAATCTCGGCTCGAACGCAAGAGGAGTCGTTTCAATGCACGCAGTACGCCCTGGTCGGCATCACGATGCAGATCCGTTGGTTGATCGGCGACAACTTCCAGCCCGACCTGGTGTCGTTCGGCTTCCCCAGGCCGGCGCGCGCGGATGCCATCCAGCGCTTCTTCAAGTGCCCGGTCCTCTACAAGCAGGTGGTGTCCGGGCTGGTCCTGGATCGACGCGACCTGGAGCGGCAACTGGTCACGTCGCCGCCATTTCTGCGCAAGCTGGCGCGTGACCAGCTGGCGTCCAGCCTCCCGCGGTCGCCAGGCAGCTTCTCGATGAAGGTTGGCCGGGTGATCCAGCGCATGATCGGCGAGGGCACTTGTGAGGCGAGTGCGGTCGCGGAGCACTTCCGTGTCGACCGCAGGACACTCAATCGCCGCCTGGAACACGAGGGCGAGACCTATTCCAGCGTGCTGCAGCGCGTTCGCGTCGATATCGCGTGCCGGGCCCTGCATGGGTCCGATTGCTCGATGACGCAAGTCGCCGATGCGGCAGGCTTCAAGAACCTCAGTTCGTTTTCCCGCTGGTTCCAGAAGTCGTTCGAGTGCACAGCCTCGGACTGGCGCTCCCAAGCCGCACGCGGCGGGAACGGCGCATCTCCGCCGGTATGA
- a CDS encoding NADH:flavin oxidoreductase/NADH oxidase, translated as MSKLFSPWHIGNLSLSNRIVIAPMCQYSAVDGNAGDWHTVHVGHLALSGAGLLVLEATAVLPEGRVTPGDLGLYSDDNEAALAHALRAVRAHSPIKIAMQLGHAGRKASSDAPWLGGRQIPAGKPPGWQSVAPSALPHAQGEDVPVVLDAAGLARVRDGFARSATRAGRLGIDGIEIHAAHGYLLHQFLSPLANARTDAYGGSLENRMRFPLEVFDAVRAAFPPDRPVWVRLSATDWVEGGWDIEDTLALAQALKARGCDALHVSSGGASPLQKIAPAPDYQVAFARRVKSETGLPTIAVGLITEPEQAEAILARGDASAVALARAILYNPRWPWHAAAALGAQVEAPRQYWRSQPSEHRNLFKGSRIGQR; from the coding sequence TTGAGCAAGCTCTTTTCGCCGTGGCACATCGGCAACCTGTCCCTTTCCAACCGAATCGTCATTGCCCCGATGTGCCAGTACTCGGCGGTGGACGGAAACGCCGGCGACTGGCACACCGTCCACGTCGGCCATCTGGCCCTCTCGGGCGCAGGCCTGTTGGTGCTGGAGGCCACCGCCGTGCTGCCCGAAGGCCGCGTCACCCCCGGCGACCTCGGCTTGTATTCGGATGACAACGAGGCCGCCCTGGCGCACGCACTCCGCGCAGTACGCGCCCATTCGCCGATCAAGATCGCGATGCAACTCGGCCATGCCGGCCGCAAGGCTTCCAGCGACGCTCCCTGGCTGGGCGGACGGCAGATTCCCGCGGGCAAGCCCCCGGGATGGCAGTCCGTGGCACCGTCTGCCTTGCCGCATGCGCAGGGAGAGGATGTCCCGGTGGTGCTCGATGCGGCCGGACTGGCGCGCGTACGCGACGGCTTCGCCCGATCCGCCACGCGCGCAGGCCGCCTGGGCATCGATGGCATCGAGATCCATGCGGCGCACGGCTATCTGCTGCATCAATTCCTGTCACCGCTGGCCAACGCGCGCACCGATGCCTACGGCGGAAGCCTGGAGAACAGAATGCGTTTTCCGCTGGAGGTGTTCGACGCAGTGCGCGCCGCATTCCCGCCGGACAGACCCGTGTGGGTGCGGCTGTCGGCCACCGACTGGGTCGAGGGCGGCTGGGACATCGAAGACACGCTCGCCTTGGCCCAAGCGCTGAAAGCCCGCGGCTGCGACGCCCTCCACGTTTCCAGCGGCGGGGCTTCGCCTCTTCAGAAGATCGCGCCCGCCCCCGACTATCAGGTCGCGTTCGCACGACGGGTCAAATCAGAGACGGGGCTGCCGACCATCGCCGTCGGACTCATCACCGAGCCCGAGCAGGCCGAGGCAATCCTGGCAAGGGGCGACGCGAGCGCCGTCGCCCTGGCGCGCGCGATTCTCTACAACCCCCGCTGGCCCTGGCACGCGGCCGCCGCGCTGGGCGCGCAGGTGGAGGCTCCCCGTCAATACTGGCGCTCGCAGCCATCGGAGCACAGGAACCTGTTCAAGGGCTCCCGCATCGGGCAGCGCTGA
- a CDS encoding tripartite tricarboxylate transporter substrate-binding protein, with translation MEVVLPGRGHLNSIPQIKAGKLRAIGIVGPRRVAALPGVPTLAEEGLLVGLLCLPAAQQDDYYRGQRYMAILGLACLSVHFVLWSFF, from the coding sequence GTGGAAGTCGTCCTCCCAGGCCGTGGGCATCTGAATTCGATTCCCCAGATCAAGGCGGGAAAGCTTCGCGCGATCGGCATCGTGGGCCCGCGTCGCGTCGCCGCCCTTCCGGGCGTGCCGACACTGGCGGAAGAAGGGCTGCTCGTGGGCCTGCTCTGTCTTCCGGCAGCGCAACAAGACGACTACTACCGCGGGCAGAGATACATGGCGATACTCGGTCTCGCCTGCCTGTCCGTGCATTTCGTCCTTTGGTCGTTCTTTTGA
- a CDS encoding LysR family transcriptional regulator codes for MQTAWFEDLIALSETRSFSRAAERRHLTQPAFGRRIRALEQWAGTPLVLSNRAPVALTPAGDRLVQYAVEAVQAMALARDDLKGLHASARETVTLVAGRTLARTIAADWLARVKRKTAAAEIRVRTGSMAETLKWLEQGEAEFMLAYHHPAIAVRLSSAHFLQRTLAHDKLVPLARAGLLPSTGDMGSAKPLPYLAYSEKLALGRLVRDHLINHAQAPRLAQRIESDSADALLEYAIKGLGVAWLPWSLAVGACKDGRLAPVGGKSLQIGFEVRVVRPKRRLGPVAESVWSAVDSA; via the coding sequence ATGCAGACGGCATGGTTCGAAGACCTGATCGCGCTCTCGGAAACCCGCAGCTTCAGCCGCGCCGCAGAGCGCCGTCATCTGACGCAGCCTGCCTTCGGTAGAAGGATTCGAGCGCTCGAACAATGGGCCGGCACGCCGCTGGTCCTGAGCAACCGGGCGCCGGTGGCGCTCACGCCCGCGGGCGACAGGCTGGTGCAGTATGCCGTCGAGGCCGTGCAGGCGATGGCCCTGGCACGTGACGACCTGAAAGGCCTGCATGCCAGCGCACGCGAGACGGTCACGCTGGTCGCGGGCCGGACCCTGGCACGCACGATCGCGGCCGACTGGCTGGCCCGGGTCAAGCGCAAGACGGCGGCCGCCGAGATCAGGGTGCGCACAGGCTCGATGGCCGAGACCTTGAAATGGCTCGAGCAGGGCGAGGCCGAGTTCATGCTGGCCTATCACCACCCGGCCATCGCCGTGCGCCTGAGTTCTGCGCACTTTCTTCAGCGCACCTTGGCGCATGACAAGCTGGTGCCGCTGGCCCGGGCGGGGCTCCTGCCGTCGACCGGAGACATGGGCTCCGCCAAGCCTCTCCCCTACCTGGCCTACTCGGAGAAGCTGGCCCTCGGCCGCCTCGTGCGCGACCACCTGATCAACCATGCGCAGGCGCCGCGGCTCGCGCAGCGCATCGAATCGGATTCGGCCGACGCATTGCTCGAGTACGCGATCAAGGGACTCGGTGTGGCGTGGCTTCCCTGGTCCCTGGCCGTCGGCGCCTGCAAGGACGGCCGCCTGGCGCCCGTGGGAGGAAAGTCGCTCCAGATCGGCTTCGAGGTCCGGGTCGTGCGGCCGAAGCGGCGGCTGGGGCCGGTCGCAGAGTCCGTGTGGTCGGCCGTGGACAGCGCCTGA
- a CDS encoding Bug family tripartite tricarboxylate transporter substrate binding protein translates to MSTIRRFLIVSLLCTLCPLALAQGDAFPERPITVVVGYPPGGSTDLTGRAVADQLAKKLGATVIVENASGAGGAIAAQKVSKAAPDGYTLLVGANNEIAISRLVSSSVKYTYKDFTPIGLIAYQPMVLVASAQSGARNVDDFLKAARAAPGRLSYGSSGVGTALHLAGEMVKQQAGIFVTHIPYRGVAPLTNDLMGGSLGYGVFVLSSGLPHIRSGKIVALGVTEKQRSTFAPDIPALAEHPALKNMDISVWFALMAPPGLPAPLAARLRRALDEILQTPEFRKKLEETGARIAPPGVDMARFLADEDAKYQRIADFAKIKE, encoded by the coding sequence ATGAGCACCATTCGCCGATTCTTGATCGTTTCGCTTCTCTGCACCCTCTGTCCCCTTGCGCTCGCGCAAGGGGACGCCTTTCCCGAGCGCCCGATCACGGTGGTCGTGGGATACCCGCCCGGCGGCAGCACGGACCTGACGGGCCGCGCCGTGGCCGATCAGCTGGCGAAGAAGCTCGGGGCGACTGTCATCGTGGAGAACGCCAGCGGGGCAGGGGGCGCGATCGCGGCGCAGAAGGTGTCGAAGGCGGCTCCGGATGGCTACACGCTGCTGGTGGGTGCCAACAACGAGATCGCGATCAGCCGGCTCGTTTCCTCCAGTGTGAAGTACACCTACAAGGACTTCACGCCGATCGGCCTCATTGCCTATCAGCCGATGGTGCTGGTCGCCTCAGCGCAGAGCGGCGCCAGGAACGTGGACGACTTCCTGAAGGCGGCCCGGGCCGCACCCGGCCGCCTCAGTTACGGAAGCTCCGGCGTGGGCACCGCGCTGCACCTGGCCGGCGAGATGGTCAAGCAACAGGCCGGCATCTTCGTCACGCACATCCCGTACCGCGGTGTCGCGCCGCTGACGAACGACCTCATGGGCGGCTCGCTGGGCTATGGCGTGTTCGTGCTCTCCAGCGGGCTGCCCCACATCCGCAGCGGCAAGATCGTCGCGCTCGGCGTCACCGAGAAGCAGCGCTCGACTTTCGCGCCGGACATTCCGGCACTCGCGGAGCATCCTGCCCTGAAGAACATGGACATCTCGGTGTGGTTTGCCCTGATGGCGCCGCCGGGCTTGCCGGCACCGCTGGCAGCCAGGCTCAGGAGAGCGCTCGACGAAATCCTGCAGACGCCGGAGTTCAGGAAGAAGCTGGAGGAAACGGGCGCTCGGATCGCTCCCCCCGGCGTCGACATGGCGCGATTCCTGGCCGACGAAGACGCCAAGTACCAGCGGATCGCGGACTTCGCGAAGATCAAGGAATGA